The following are from one region of the Candidatus Neomarinimicrobiota bacterium genome:
- a CDS encoding 4Fe-4S dicluster domain-containing protein, whose amino-acid sequence MGHIVSEHRDYRLLQQRFDRHITGAPASPTFTKILELLFTPDEARLVRRFPTIPTRTAKLAVKLNMDEDRLNDLIQDLAHRGLVVDIERKGRRYVALPPVVIGFFEYTFMRSRPDAPMAEIARLFEKYMLENDRFSRAVFEGQTQVGRSLPREESLPQGDHIEILDYDRASHVVKNASSHAVSLCACRHKAEHLGKACDHEQSNCLSFGGAADVLVHNGLAQHISVSESMRLLEMSKEAGLAQTGDNVQNDLSYICNCCGCCCGMMEAIKTFDMNNAIVSSSWILDINEETCTGCAKCEAACPVDAIEMVKYEQDGRKKQKATRDEEVCLGCGVCPTYCTTGSATMKARPQRIYTPESSFDKYAAMAIERGKLSDLIFYDYDGFSHRTLGRVLSVLEKTSPVKALMAIEPLKSIFLNKLVSRRSG is encoded by the coding sequence ATGGGACATATTGTCAGTGAGCACCGAGACTACCGTCTGCTTCAGCAACGTTTTGACCGACATATCACGGGCGCGCCAGCCTCACCTACCTTTACCAAAATTTTAGAACTCCTATTTACACCTGATGAAGCCAGACTCGTACGCCGTTTCCCGACAATACCAACTCGAACCGCCAAATTAGCAGTAAAACTCAATATGGACGAGGACAGGCTAAACGATTTGATCCAGGATTTAGCGCATCGTGGGCTTGTGGTGGATATTGAGCGTAAAGGCCGCCGCTATGTTGCCCTCCCACCTGTAGTCATTGGTTTTTTTGAATACACCTTTATGCGATCCAGACCGGATGCTCCCATGGCAGAAATAGCCCGATTATTCGAAAAATATATGCTTGAAAATGATCGTTTCAGTCGAGCTGTTTTTGAAGGACAAACCCAGGTGGGGCGTTCGCTCCCCCGAGAGGAGTCTCTACCCCAGGGTGATCATATCGAAATCCTGGATTATGATAGAGCATCTCATGTGGTTAAAAACGCCAGTTCCCATGCAGTCTCTCTGTGCGCTTGTCGGCACAAGGCCGAGCATCTTGGAAAAGCTTGTGACCACGAGCAGAGTAATTGTCTCTCCTTTGGAGGAGCCGCAGATGTCCTGGTCCACAATGGTCTGGCTCAACATATCTCTGTCTCAGAATCCATGCGCCTGTTGGAAATGAGCAAGGAGGCAGGCCTGGCCCAAACAGGAGACAATGTCCAGAATGACTTGAGCTATATCTGTAATTGTTGTGGATGTTGCTGTGGGATGATGGAAGCCATAAAGACTTTCGATATGAATAATGCCATTGTGTCTTCAAGCTGGATTTTGGATATCAATGAGGAGACCTGTACGGGATGCGCAAAATGTGAAGCTGCCTGTCCAGTTGATGCCATTGAAATGGTGAAGTATGAGCAGGATGGTCGCAAGAAGCAAAAAGCCACGCGGGATGAAGAAGTTTGCCTGGGGTGCGGTGTTTGTCCAACCTATTGTACTACGGGTTCAGCAACAATGAAAGCGCGTCCCCAGAGAATTTATACCCCTGAAAGCAGTTTTGATAAATATGCTGCCATGGCCATAGAACGGGGTAAGCTTTCGGATCTAATCTTTTATGACTACGATGGATTTAGTCATCGAACTCTGGGACGTGTTCTAAGTGTCCTGGAAAAAACATCACCTGTAAAAGCACTCATGGCTATTGAGCCCCTAAAATCTATTTTCCTAAATAAACTGGTGAGCCGTCGTAGTGGATAA
- a CDS encoding VOC family protein has translation MSQSNVVGWFEIYVEDMDRAVSFYSSVLQCGEFTDFSFGGEQLMGFPGVENGLYAAGALVKSDGYSPGKGGTMVYFNSVDCAGEEGRVVAAGGKVLVPKHAIGEHGFVTILQDSEGNSIGIHSRQ, from the coding sequence ATGAGTCAATCAAACGTCGTTGGCTGGTTTGAGATTTATGTCGAGGATATGGATAGGGCAGTCAGTTTTTATTCGTCAGTATTACAGTGTGGGGAGTTCACAGATTTCAGTTTCGGCGGTGAACAGCTTATGGGTTTCCCAGGGGTTGAAAACGGTCTTTATGCAGCTGGAGCGCTGGTGAAGAGTGATGGATACTCACCAGGAAAAGGTGGAACCATGGTCTATTTCAACTCAGTGGATTGTGCTGGGGAGGAAGGACGTGTGGTTGCAGCTGGAGGCAAAGTCCTGGTTCCCAAACATGCCATTGGAGAACATGGCTTTGTTACCATACTTCAAGATAGTGAAGGTAATTCCATCGGAATCCATTCGAGACAATAG
- the tpx gene encoding thiol peroxidase, with amino-acid sequence MATITLKDNPIHTIGELPEVGTQAQDFELVAKNLARVSMADFGGSRLVLNIFPSLDTGTCAASVRYFNELAGKLADTKVLCISRDTPFAQSRFCGAEGLENVHTLSDFETGQFGKDYGLQMIDGPMKGFLSRVVIVVSADGKVEYTQQVPVLSDEPNYDEVVTHLG; translated from the coding sequence ATGGCTACAATAACACTTAAGGACAATCCTATCCATACCATCGGCGAATTGCCTGAAGTAGGGACACAGGCCCAGGACTTTGAACTTGTGGCAAAAAATCTGGCTCGCGTTTCAATGGCTGACTTTGGTGGATCGAGACTTGTGCTCAATATTTTCCCAAGTCTTGATACAGGTACATGTGCAGCTTCTGTCCGATATTTTAACGAGTTAGCAGGGAAACTTGCTGATACAAAGGTGCTATGTATTTCCCGGGATACTCCTTTTGCACAATCACGATTCTGTGGTGCCGAGGGACTTGAAAATGTCCACACACTTTCTGACTTCGAAACGGGTCAATTTGGAAAGGACTATGGACTTCAAATGATTGATGGTCCTATGAAGGGCTTTCTTTCACGTGTGGTCATTGTTGTTTCCGCCGATGGGAAGGTGGAATACACACAACAGGTTCCGGTTTTGTCAGATGAACCCAACTATGATGAGGTTGTCACTCATCTAGGATAA
- a CDS encoding phosphoenolpyruvate carboxylase: protein MKNQSARIETYEKWVKNKFNIYNSLFLNLPSESISNVGILIPLLHEVAKKGLADGLEPLEILDTFFNTHTNISTETENIEFMFNVIQYVERQVVLFDSVEDASFGELQKHNTDLSLNDFFTLLNSRNKSDEILEKLSVFSARLVLTAHPTQFYPQAVLDIISDLRKLIKKNDINHIDQVLQQLGMTSLLNAKRPTPFEEAQNLIYYLKYVYYDAIGDLYWKIKHKLGSDDFDNPNIIQLGFWPGGDRDGNPFVTSKTTMQVANDLRMSLMKCYYWDLKGLASKLTFKGVDQIIGELRNKLYKATYDSDKGIPYRDILDPLLLVRDTVQTKNKGLYLDDLDRVIDKVKIFKSHFASLDIRQNHDVHYNTIEAILVKEQLVHANLKELDSDELIAILTTKELLLDITQYDDELIRDTLRTICSLKEIQEKNGEIGCHRYIISNSEDIFSVLFVFALFRWCGWKGDQLPFDIVPLFESMRGMGQSEAIMDTLFNIAIYRNHLLQRDNKQTVMLGFSDGTKDGGYLQANWAIFKTKEALSATCERHDIKAIFFDGRGGPPARGGGKTNRFYASQSKQIAKHEIQMTIQGQTITSRYGTKEHFTHNCEQLLTAGLSNVIYDREITISKVERDLLEDLAKLSHEKYVNLKNHEMFIPYLENKSTLQYYSEANIGSRPVKRGTLKKLELDDLRAIPFVGSWSQMKQNVPGYFGVGTAIKTLVDKGKLDELKRLFVDVPYFKALMLNSMMSLFKCDFDLTRYIANDIEYTEFWNVLLDEYNLSSEMLLSISGFDHLMEEEAVSRESIEVRKRIVLPLLLIQQYAMQKIEKGGDKKSSYEKIVQRSLYGNINASRNSA from the coding sequence TTGAAGAATCAATCTGCACGAATCGAAACCTACGAAAAGTGGGTTAAAAATAAATTTAATATATACAACAGTCTGTTTTTAAATCTTCCGTCGGAAAGTATAAGTAATGTTGGAATCCTCATTCCACTATTGCACGAAGTGGCAAAGAAGGGACTGGCGGATGGTTTGGAACCGTTGGAAATTCTGGATACATTTTTCAATACCCATACAAATATTAGTACGGAAACTGAAAATATTGAATTCATGTTCAATGTTATCCAATATGTTGAACGGCAGGTGGTCTTGTTTGACAGTGTTGAAGATGCTTCCTTTGGTGAGCTTCAAAAACACAACACAGATCTCTCCTTAAATGATTTTTTTACCCTCTTAAACTCCAGAAACAAAAGCGATGAAATTTTAGAAAAACTCTCTGTATTTAGTGCCCGGTTGGTTCTTACGGCCCATCCAACTCAATTTTACCCCCAGGCGGTTCTCGATATCATCAGTGATTTACGGAAACTCATCAAGAAGAATGATATCAATCATATCGACCAGGTGCTTCAGCAACTGGGGATGACCTCATTACTCAACGCCAAACGACCCACACCATTTGAAGAGGCCCAAAATCTGATCTACTACCTCAAATATGTGTATTATGATGCCATTGGGGATCTCTATTGGAAAATCAAGCATAAGCTTGGCAGTGATGACTTTGACAACCCTAACATTATTCAACTAGGTTTTTGGCCAGGAGGGGATCGAGACGGAAATCCCTTTGTCACTTCAAAAACGACCATGCAGGTCGCCAATGATCTAAGAATGAGTCTGATGAAGTGCTACTATTGGGACCTCAAAGGCCTGGCATCAAAATTGACCTTTAAGGGTGTGGATCAAATTATCGGTGAATTGCGAAACAAACTCTACAAAGCCACATATGATTCTGACAAAGGTATCCCATATAGAGATATCCTCGATCCCCTGCTGCTGGTAAGGGATACAGTTCAAACAAAAAACAAGGGATTGTATCTGGATGATCTGGACAGAGTGATTGATAAAGTGAAAATATTCAAATCACATTTTGCATCATTGGATATCCGCCAGAATCATGATGTTCACTATAATACAATCGAAGCTATCCTGGTGAAAGAACAGCTGGTTCATGCCAACCTGAAAGAGCTTGATTCAGATGAGCTCATAGCCATCCTCACTACAAAAGAATTGTTACTGGATATTACTCAGTATGATGATGAACTCATCAGAGATACCCTCAGAACCATTTGTTCCCTGAAAGAGATCCAGGAAAAGAATGGAGAGATAGGCTGTCATCGCTATATCATCAGTAATTCTGAGGATATCTTTTCCGTACTGTTTGTTTTTGCACTTTTTAGATGGTGCGGTTGGAAGGGCGATCAACTACCCTTTGATATTGTTCCTCTTTTTGAATCTATGAGAGGTATGGGTCAATCAGAGGCGATTATGGATACACTCTTTAATATAGCTATATATAGAAATCATCTGCTGCAGCGCGACAATAAACAAACGGTCATGCTGGGCTTCTCTGATGGAACCAAGGATGGTGGCTATCTCCAGGCAAATTGGGCAATTTTTAAAACCAAGGAAGCCTTGTCAGCCACTTGTGAACGTCATGATATCAAAGCCATCTTTTTTGATGGTCGTGGTGGACCACCGGCTCGGGGTGGAGGAAAAACAAATCGTTTCTATGCGTCGCAGAGTAAACAGATTGCCAAGCATGAAATTCAAATGACCATTCAGGGGCAGACCATCACAAGTCGTTATGGAACCAAAGAGCATTTCACCCACAATTGCGAACAATTACTAACAGCAGGATTATCCAATGTCATTTACGACAGGGAGATCACGATTTCTAAAGTGGAGCGGGACCTGCTCGAGGATCTGGCGAAGTTGAGCCACGAGAAATATGTCAACCTCAAGAATCATGAGATGTTTATTCCCTATCTGGAAAATAAGAGCACCTTACAATATTATTCGGAAGCCAATATCGGAAGCCGGCCCGTCAAGAGGGGAACTCTAAAGAAATTGGAATTGGATGATCTGCGAGCGATACCTTTTGTCGGTTCGTGGAGTCAGATGAAACAAAATGTGCCAGGCTATTTCGGCGTGGGAACCGCCATTAAAACGCTGGTTGACAAGGGGAAGTTGGATGAGCTGAAACGACTGTTTGTGGATGTTCCTTACTTCAAAGCCCTCATGCTCAATAGTATGATGTCCCTTTTTAAATGCGATTTTGATCTGACTCGATATATAGCCAATGATATCGAGTATACTGAATTCTGGAATGTTCTTCTGGATGAATACAATTTATCGAGTGAAATGCTTCTATCCATCTCAGGTTTTGATCATCTCATGGAGGAAGAAGCAGTTTCCAGAGAATCTATTGAAGTTAGAAAACGAATTGTACTACCTCTTCTATTGATTCAACAGTACGCCATGCAAAAGATTGAAAAAGGTGGTGATAAAAAAAGTAGCTATGAGAAGATTGTTCAGCGATCCCTGTATGGGAACATTAATGCAAGCAGGAATTCAGCTTAA
- a CDS encoding DEAD/DEAH box helicase — MNAFAQLGLNDDIVQAIQELGFENPTPIQEQTIPHLLTSTQDLVAFAQTGTGKTGAFGLPAVHLTKPEDKRTQTLILCPTRELCIQISKDLNNYAKNIKEIGVVAVYGGAAIDTQIKALRKAAQIVVATPGRAKDLIKRKRLLLGNVERVILDEADEMLNMGFKEDLDAILAETSTTKQTLLFSATMSREVQRMTKTYMDNPLEIAATKMNTGAVNVKHIYYMVQAKNRYEVLKRIADSNPNIYGLVFCRTRQETKDTAHKFMHDGYNADALHGELSQAQRDEVMQRFRSKKIQILVATDVAARGLDINDLTHVVNYNLPDDSEVYIHRSGRTGRAGKNGISIAIIHTREYGKIRAIESKFKLQFTKELVPTGKDICTKQLYSLIDKIEKVEVDEKQIGPFMPAIYEKLEWLNREELIKHFVSAEFNRFLTYYKHATDINVSADDKPERGERPGRRDRNKRSEKRGDRVDSRKEQGPHHKTFTRLFINLGMKNDLTPTRLIGLINKTLNSNEADVGAIEIMKKFAFFDIEQGVVNRLVEKLHGQKHEGVKVQLEVSTDKPTPLPTKNKKFSKQKEYGMTQGGRRGSRSKKSGISPRRSRNK; from the coding sequence ATGAATGCTTTTGCTCAACTCGGCCTCAATGATGACATTGTTCAGGCTATTCAAGAACTGGGTTTTGAAAACCCAACCCCTATTCAGGAACAGACAATTCCCCATTTATTAACCTCAACTCAGGACCTGGTAGCCTTTGCTCAAACGGGGACAGGAAAAACTGGAGCTTTTGGTTTACCGGCCGTACATCTCACAAAACCTGAAGATAAAAGAACGCAGACACTTATCCTTTGCCCTACCAGGGAACTCTGTATCCAGATTTCAAAGGATTTGAATAATTATGCTAAAAACATCAAAGAAATCGGTGTCGTCGCAGTTTATGGTGGCGCAGCTATTGACACTCAAATTAAGGCACTCAGAAAAGCTGCTCAAATTGTAGTGGCCACACCTGGTCGAGCCAAAGATTTGATTAAGCGAAAAAGACTGCTCCTGGGGAATGTAGAGCGGGTCATTTTAGATGAAGCTGATGAAATGCTCAACATGGGTTTCAAGGAAGACCTGGATGCCATCCTGGCTGAGACTTCGACCACAAAACAGACGCTCCTTTTTTCAGCGACCATGTCAAGAGAAGTACAGCGGATGACCAAGACATACATGGATAATCCCCTTGAAATCGCTGCCACAAAAATGAATACTGGTGCTGTAAACGTTAAGCATATTTATTATATGGTTCAGGCCAAGAATAGATATGAAGTTCTAAAGCGAATCGCCGATTCAAATCCAAATATTTATGGTCTCGTTTTTTGCCGCACCAGGCAAGAGACAAAAGATACAGCCCACAAATTTATGCACGACGGGTACAATGCAGATGCCTTGCATGGTGAATTGTCGCAGGCCCAACGCGATGAAGTGATGCAAAGATTTCGATCTAAAAAAATTCAGATTCTAGTGGCAACTGATGTTGCTGCACGTGGACTGGATATAAACGATCTCACCCATGTGGTTAACTACAACCTGCCCGATGATTCAGAAGTGTATATCCATAGAAGTGGTAGAACGGGAAGAGCTGGAAAGAATGGTATCTCTATTGCCATCATCCATACTCGTGAGTATGGAAAAATCAGAGCCATTGAAAGTAAGTTCAAGCTACAATTCACAAAAGAGCTCGTCCCAACAGGGAAAGATATTTGTACCAAACAGCTTTACTCTTTGATTGATAAAATTGAAAAAGTTGAAGTTGACGAAAAGCAAATCGGTCCCTTCATGCCAGCTATCTATGAAAAACTGGAATGGTTGAACCGGGAAGAGCTTATAAAACATTTTGTGTCAGCAGAATTCAATCGCTTTCTGACCTACTACAAGCATGCTACTGATATCAATGTTTCGGCAGATGACAAACCGGAACGTGGGGAACGCCCCGGCCGACGAGACAGAAACAAGCGGAGTGAAAAGCGGGGTGACAGGGTGGACAGCAGAAAAGAGCAGGGTCCCCATCATAAAACTTTCACCAGACTGTTTATTAACCTGGGAATGAAAAACGATTTAACACCAACTCGCCTCATAGGTTTAATCAATAAAACTTTAAATTCCAATGAAGCTGATGTAGGTGCCATCGAAATTATGAAGAAGTTTGCCTTCTTCGATATCGAACAGGGCGTGGTGAATAGACTTGTTGAAAAATTGCATGGTCAGAAACATGAGGGCGTCAAAGTTCAATTGGAGGTTTCCACCGACAAGCCAACTCCCTTGCCAACCAAAAACAAAAAATTTTCCAAGCAAAAAGAATATGGAATGACCCAGGGCGGAAGACGTGGTAGCAGAAGTAAAAAGAGCGGAATTAGTCCGCGTCGAAGTCGTAATAAGTGA
- a CDS encoding TIGR01777 family protein, with protein sequence MSTVLISGGTGLVGQQLAAALTERGYEVMLLSRKDASDFTYSTYQWNPDEQEIAHDAIARADYVVHLAGVNISEKKWTDARKREIVESRVKSGKLLMDSIRKNNKKIKAFISASAVGYYGAETSEKIFSETDYPASDFLGSTCEAWEKPAGAISKQGIRSVILRIGVVLAREGGALQKMISPIKYGVGSALGDGNQYIPWIHVDDLIGILLKSIEDEQMKGVYNAVAPESTNNESFTKLAADILKKPMLMPKVPAFVLRLALGEMAVIVLKGSRVSAEKIAQAGYKFIHPELKTALQDLLLDLPPEEVN encoded by the coding sequence ATGAGTACAGTTTTAATTTCAGGTGGAACCGGTTTGGTGGGCCAGCAACTTGCAGCAGCATTAACAGAGCGAGGGTATGAAGTCATGCTTTTAAGCAGGAAGGACGCCTCCGATTTCACCTATTCCACATACCAGTGGAATCCTGATGAGCAGGAGATAGCCCACGATGCTATTGCCCGAGCTGATTACGTCGTTCACCTGGCTGGGGTAAATATCAGCGAGAAAAAGTGGACGGACGCCAGAAAGCGAGAAATCGTTGAGAGTCGCGTCAAATCTGGTAAACTTTTGATGGATAGTATCCGCAAGAACAACAAAAAGATAAAAGCATTTATATCCGCTTCAGCTGTTGGGTATTACGGCGCTGAAACCAGCGAAAAAATATTCAGCGAAACTGATTATCCTGCTTCTGATTTTTTGGGGAGTACCTGTGAAGCGTGGGAAAAACCAGCTGGTGCAATTTCGAAGCAAGGGATTCGGTCAGTAATTTTGCGCATTGGGGTAGTGCTTGCGCGTGAGGGCGGCGCTTTACAAAAAATGATATCGCCCATAAAATATGGTGTAGGGTCAGCATTGGGTGATGGTAATCAATATATCCCCTGGATTCATGTGGATGATTTGATTGGAATATTACTCAAGTCAATCGAAGATGAACAAATGAAGGGTGTCTACAATGCAGTGGCTCCCGAATCAACCAACAATGAATCGTTTACAAAACTTGCTGCTGATATATTGAAAAAACCTATGCTCATGCCAAAAGTTCCAGCATTTGTCTTGCGTCTGGCTCTGGGTGAAATGGCTGTTATTGTTCTCAAGGGGTCCAGGGTTTCAGCTGAGAAGATCGCACAAGCTGGTTATAAATTTATCCATCCTGAACTTAAAACAGCCCTCCAGGATTTATTACTTGATCTTCCACCTGAAGAAGTAAATTGA
- a CDS encoding SGNH/GDSL hydrolase family protein has translation MKLSHHIIIVCLLFVGLSPDIIAQDWANLKRFQEENLSLSAPAAGESRVVLMGNSITEGWPKFYPEFFENSSYIARGISGQTTPQMLLRFRQDVIDLKPDVVVILAGTNDIAGNTGPMTLDEIQGYIVSMCELALANEINIVLSSVLPAFEYPWKKDIQPAEQIVELNKMLQEYAKANEIIYLDYFTPMADSKNGLKEKYTYDGVHPNQAGYIKMSELLKLALKEVSKRS, from the coding sequence ATGAAACTTTCTCATCACATCATTATTGTCTGTCTGTTATTCGTCGGACTGTCCCCGGATATAATAGCTCAGGATTGGGCAAACCTGAAGCGCTTCCAGGAAGAAAACCTGAGCTTGAGCGCTCCAGCAGCCGGAGAATCACGAGTGGTGCTCATGGGGAATTCCATCACTGAAGGATGGCCAAAATTCTATCCTGAATTCTTTGAGAATTCCTCCTACATAGCGCGGGGTATCAGCGGTCAGACCACTCCCCAAATGCTGCTGCGCTTCAGGCAGGATGTCATTGATCTTAAACCTGATGTGGTGGTTATTCTGGCAGGAACGAATGATATTGCCGGGAACACTGGTCCCATGACCCTGGATGAGATTCAGGGCTACATCGTTTCCATGTGTGAGTTAGCGCTTGCCAACGAGATAAATATTGTTCTGTCGTCTGTTTTGCCTGCATTCGAGTATCCCTGGAAGAAGGATATTCAGCCTGCAGAGCAGATCGTGGAGCTGAATAAAATGTTGCAGGAATATGCCAAAGCAAATGAGATCATCTATCTGGATTATTTTACTCCCATGGCGGATAGTAAAAATGGTCTGAAGGAAAAATACACCTATGACGGGGTGCATCCCAACCAGGCAGGCTATATCAAAATGTCAGAACTACTTAAGCTGGCACTCAAGGAAGTAAGTAAGCGCTCCTAA
- a CDS encoding DEAD/DEAH box helicase, with translation MTFQQLGVIDPILRALSSEGYTNPTPIQEQSIPILLRGKDLLGCAQTGTGKTAAFAIPILQHLYLKQQNQQNQRGHRKIKALIVTPTRELAIQIGESFSVYGKHTGIKNTVIFGGVKQGAQTKILERGVDVLVATPGRLLDLIGQGFISLKDVEYSVLDEADRMLDMGFIHDIKKLIALLPPRRQSLFFSATMPPDIVALSRKILGNPEKVSVTPDQTTAEKVEQAIYFVSKPAKTKLLIHLLQSISMESVLVFSRTKHGANKIVKLLDRAGISAEAIHSNKSQTARQRALGNFKSGETKVLVATDIAARGIDIDELSHVVNYDLPNISETYVHRIGRTGRAGLSGIAISFCDEEEKAFLRDIEKLIKQKIKIVSEHPFVNYKPEVAAKDAAVPYGLRKKSRPSNSGSGGSRPKRRRSSSRRTPE, from the coding sequence ATGACCTTTCAACAGTTAGGGGTTATTGACCCTATCCTAAGGGCATTGAGTTCTGAGGGCTATACAAATCCAACTCCCATTCAGGAACAATCCATCCCCATTTTATTGAGGGGAAAAGATCTTCTTGGTTGTGCCCAGACGGGCACAGGAAAAACAGCTGCTTTTGCCATTCCTATTCTCCAACATCTATATCTGAAACAGCAAAATCAGCAGAACCAAAGAGGCCATCGGAAAATTAAAGCCCTCATCGTTACCCCTACGCGGGAACTGGCTATACAGATCGGTGAGAGTTTCAGTGTGTATGGAAAGCATACCGGCATTAAAAATACAGTCATTTTTGGCGGTGTAAAACAGGGAGCACAGACAAAGATACTTGAAAGAGGTGTTGATGTCCTGGTTGCAACCCCGGGCCGCCTCCTCGATCTCATTGGACAGGGATTTATCAGTTTGAAGGACGTGGAATATTCTGTTCTGGACGAAGCAGATAGAATGCTGGATATGGGGTTTATCCATGATATAAAAAAACTCATAGCCCTACTACCGCCAAGGCGTCAATCTTTGTTTTTCTCTGCAACGATGCCACCGGATATTGTGGCTTTATCACGTAAGATTCTGGGGAATCCTGAAAAAGTTTCTGTGACGCCAGATCAGACCACAGCTGAAAAAGTTGAACAAGCCATTTACTTTGTCAGTAAACCAGCTAAAACAAAACTACTCATTCATTTATTACAATCTATATCAATGGAATCTGTCCTGGTTTTTTCCCGGACAAAACACGGTGCCAATAAAATTGTCAAGCTATTGGATCGAGCAGGCATTTCAGCTGAAGCAATTCACAGCAATAAGTCACAGACGGCTCGTCAACGGGCGTTAGGAAACTTTAAAAGTGGAGAGACTAAAGTTCTGGTTGCAACCGACATTGCTGCACGTGGTATTGATATTGATGAATTGTCCCATGTGGTTAACTATGACCTTCCAAATATTTCCGAGACTTATGTGCATCGCATCGGTCGAACAGGGAGGGCTGGTTTGAGTGGTATAGCCATTTCCTTTTGTGATGAGGAAGAAAAAGCATTTCTCCGTGATATCGAAAAATTGATCAAACAGAAAATTAAGATTGTGTCTGAGCACCCCTTTGTGAATTATAAACCAGAGGTCGCTGCAAAAGATGCAGCAGTGCCCTATGGACTTCGGAAAAAATCGAGACCGTCTAACTCTGGTAGTGGAGGTAGTCGGCCAAAGCGCCGTCGTTCATCAAGTCGCAGAACACCAGAGTAA
- a CDS encoding DUF4199 domain-containing protein: protein MNKFKTEIKWALIFMGVTLAWMLLERLTGLHSTHIDMHATYTNFFAPIAIAVYVFALRDKRATDLSGKMTYMEGLISGVIISVIVGVLSPFGQMITAYVISPNYFENAISHGVANGLTTLAEAKAYFNLKNYIIQSSIFAPVMGVFTSAVVAFFLKSKPEANTQA, encoded by the coding sequence GTGAACAAATTCAAAACTGAAATAAAATGGGCTCTCATCTTTATGGGGGTGACCCTGGCTTGGATGCTTCTGGAACGTCTTACTGGTCTGCACAGCACCCACATCGATATGCATGCGACCTATACAAACTTTTTTGCGCCGATAGCCATCGCAGTTTATGTCTTCGCATTAAGGGATAAAAGGGCCACTGATCTGAGTGGAAAAATGACATATATGGAGGGACTTATAAGCGGCGTGATTATCTCGGTTATCGTTGGAGTACTAAGCCCCTTTGGCCAGATGATTACAGCTTATGTCATTAGCCCCAATTATTTTGAGAATGCCATCAGTCACGGCGTTGCGAATGGATTAACGACACTGGCAGAAGCAAAGGCGTATTTTAACCTAAAAAATTATATTATTCAGAGTTCGATCTTCGCTCCGGTTATGGGGGTTTTTACCAGCGCCGTCGTTGCCTTCTTTCTTAAATCAAAACCGGAAGCTAATACACAGGCATAG